The Acetobacter sp. DNA window AGCACACCGGTCCACACATCGGGATGCAGCAGGCCCGGTGCGATGGCGTGAAGCATGAGACCCAGTATCGGAAACAGCACAAACGTACAGGCAAGAATCGTGAGATGCAGCTTCCAGGCCGTCAGGCCGCTGAGGACCGCGCTACGGGAGAACCTTGCCCCCTGCAGGAAGAACATCAGAGCAATCAGCATGATCGCCAGATTTTTGAAGACGGGAACAGCGGCTCCCTGACAGGGAGCAACGGTCGCAATGCCGAGCGTCGCCAGCAGGCTGAGAAGAAAGGGGTCCAGCTTGAACGGCATCGGAGGGTTCCAATGTGAAAAGATAGAAAGATTCAGATGTTACAGCGTATGCGCAGATTGCACACAAGGATCAGTTGCGCCACTTTTATGCTCTCATGAAATACTTATCCACTCGCTCCCTTCTCCGCCGCCACGCTCTCTGGCAGATGACGGCCTCCGCACTCGGGTTTGGCGCTGCCCTCTGGACAGCGGCACCGACGCTGGCCGCCAGCGTTCCGGCCGGATGCGCCACGATCCATCATCAAGACGCGGGAAGCGGTGGAGATCATGCCGCCTTCAGTCACGTTACAGTGACGTTCCCGGGCGATAGCGGCACATTAAGCGCCACCGGCCAGACTCTGACGGGCACGACCGGCTCTGCGGGGGATGTCGCGGATGCTTCTTCCGTGCTGTTGCTCGCAGCCCTGACCGGTCACCACAACGCGGCCTGCTCGCAATGGCTGGAGACTCAGGGGCAGGTGGCTCAAGCCAGTCTTGCCGCCGGCCATGCATTGCATCTGGTCTGGACTTCCATTGCCGTGAAACGCGCCACGCTGCACGTGTCGATCGCCAATGCGGCCCTGACCATCAACGGCTCGGGGAGCGACGCCAAGGCCAGCCTGACTTTCAGCGGCGTCACCACCAGCGGCACTGCCGCAACATCCCTGCTCCCGTCCTCCGCTCAGGCATCTTTCTCCATGCCCACGAATGAAATGGCCAGCCTGATGGCGGCCACGGCAGGCAAATCCACTCAGCTTCCAGCCGTGCATGTGACCATCCAGTCGCTGTCCGCCAAACGTGACACGGTCGAGCTTTCCGGCAACGGGCGGGCCACCCTGACCGGTGAGCACGGGAGCGCTTCGGCCAGCGGCCATCTGGAGATCAGGGATATCGGCACGCTCATCCAGAAAGCGCAGCAGGATTCCCAGACAAAGATTGCGGCTGCACTGGTGCTGGCCCGAATTGTCAGCCACAAGAATGGTGACAGCAATACATGGGACACAAACTGGGAAGGCGGAATTCTGACCGTGAATGGTGTGCCTCTTCCGCTCAGATAGGCTGAAGAGAAGCTCCCCGCGCCCAACAAATTGCATCAGGGCGTGTCTGACGCCATGCTTGCGCCATATAGTCCGGCGACTCTGGTCGCCAACGTCCTCGTGACAGGAGATCTCCTATGCGGGCTCGCCGCCTGACCCGGCTTTTTCTTTCTTCCTCCGTGATGGTGGGGATCATTGGCCTTTCCACCGTTGGCCATGCCGCCGACAACGGCACTGAACAGACGCTGGTGGACAAGGCCACTCTGGCGGTTCAGGACATTTTCACAGGCGAAAAAACGACCGATCGTGTCTATCGCTATCTGAACAAATCCCGCGCCGTCATGGTTTGCCCATCCATCTTCCGCATGTCGATCGGCATCGGTGGTTCCGGTGGCGGCTGCCTCCTTCTCTCACGGGATGCCCGGGGTTCATGGTCCGATCCGGCTTTTTACCGGTTTGGCTCAGGCTCGATCGGTCTTCAGCTTGGCGTGCAGTCCTCATCCATGATGTTCTTCGTGATGAGTGATCGCGGGCTTCAGGCGCTGCTCGACAGCCAGTTCCAGTTTGGCGCCAATGCCGCCGCGTCTTTTGCGACGATGGGCAGCGGCATCGAAAGCGGGACCGCAGGGCGTTCCAATACCGACATCATGGCGCTTCAGAAATCGGAAGGACTGTTTGCAGGCGTTGCTCTCAGCGGCGCCAAGCTGACTGTCGATAGCGATGCCAACCGCGCCTATTACAACCAGATCGTCGGCCCGACCGAGATTGTGATCTCAATGCGGGTGAACAATGCCGGGGCTGATCCTCTGCGGGCCATCCTGACCCGTTACAGCGCGTCGGCTACTGCCGCGGCCACAGCCAACCCCGTTATCGGCGGCAGTTCCAGCGACGGCGCGACTTCCACGGGTGATGCGCAACTCACACCTTATAACAGCGCGCCGGTGGTCAGCAGTGGAAGCGGAATACAAAGCCAGTCTCTTGCCCCGATCAGATCGCAATCCCTGAGTAAATCGAAGGGATATTAAAGAAAGAGAGGAGAAGCAGAACGCTTCTCCTCAACTGCTGCCTGTTATTGCTGATGGGCGGCAGAACCATACAAAACCTGAATATTTGGAAGAGGAAAAGCCATGTCTGGCTATTTCCCGAGGTATTTTTGTTCGAAAACCTTCAGTCAGAAATGGTATCTTTCGCATAGATATGGAAACTGCACTAAAAACTGAAATCAACGTATTTATATATACAATACTATCGCTCAATAACTATATTCCATTCAGATACAATAATATGGCAATCGACAAATTACCGTAGACAAAAACTCATTTCGTCGATGTAAAAACGTTTTCAAATATCTTTCGGATTATGAATGTCCTATTTTGCAGGACGACCAGAAGAGGCCCAAAAAGACACTCAGGCGCAATACCATTTCTTGTGGAAAGTTTTAATTTAACAGAAATCACTCTCCCTCATCGGCTGATTGAGAAGGGAGAGTAGAAAGCCTACAAGACAAACCAATGTCCTTGTTACGCAAAAAATTTTCTTAAATTCGTGACAATCCGTTCTGCAGCACCAAACTCAAAGGGTAGCAACACGTCTTTTGTAGCTTTCCGTTGATTGAATTTATAGTCTCCATCTCCTCTCATGACCTCAGCTACACACTTACGGGTTTCCTCTACGCCATGTGTAACGTAACAGGCTTTTTCAATTATCCTGCCGACCTCATTAAAAGGTGAATGTTGAGGGTTTTCCATAAAAACAAGAGGTTTTTCAAAAAACAGCATATATTCTGCCAAAAAGCTTATCCCATCTGTCAGCATGATATCCGAAGCAGCCAACAGAGGACCATACTCGCCATGCTCCACAATGGTCGCATTGGGCTGGCCTTCCCATTCCTCACGGAAATCATTCACCTCTTTAAGGGTTAACTGGCTTCCTGCCACCAGTTTTGAAAACAAGGCTGGATGTGGCTTAAGAACCATTTCCACATTTTGATCATTTTTTACCCACTCCAGCATCCCCTTATAGATTTCAGGAAAAACACCAAAGGATAACCAGCCGCCATCAACACTATGATGAGGAGCCCATATGATACGCAGCTTTTTAGAGTATATATTTCTTTCTGCTATTGGCCATTCAGGATTCTGCTTATAGCCCAGCAATCTTTCCAATTTTGGATGACCTGTTGCGACGAAATGATCACCTCCACGACGACTTTTCTGAGCCATCAAATTACGGGTAATCTCAGACTCACAAAAAACAAGACTACATGCCCGATGGAAATCCTGATCTGCCTGATAATCACGCTCATCGGGGTTTTTAGTAAAACTTTCCACTATATTGAAACCAAAATACGGAACATAAAACAAATTTGTAAAAACCATATTTTCTACTGAAAATTCAGGCGGTATATCACAATCCCAAGGCGACTGCCTGAAAACACCATCAGGAGCAATGCATTTTAATAATTTTATATTCTCATCACAATTATCACCGCTAAATCTTATATGATCTACGCCTTTTCTGGAAAGCTCTTCATGTGTTTCCGTTTCATGAGAAAATCCTGCCTCACCCGGGAACCTGTGTCGAATACTGGCTACAACAACCTCAAAATCTTCCGAAAATATAAGATGATTATAAACATCGGCGAGACTGTCCCATGTCGCCATGTTATGTACCAGAAACAATATTTTTCTTGCAGAGCCAATACGTTTCGTTCGACGCACTCCCACTCCAAGTGGAGGGTTCGAAAAACCTTTGATTGACTTCTCTTGTGCCTGATTTCAGGTTTTTAGCGTGTTGACTGCTGCTTCCCTGGTCTAACTTTTACTCTGGGTTTTGAGCAGAGCGATGGTTTCCTGCTCTGGATTGCTACGCGGCGGCGTTAATCCGCTCCAAGAGGAGAAAGCGGCGCATATTATAGACGATATTGGCCAGCCCGACCCTCATGGTGGCCCGCGTTATGCCTACGGTTCGGACGAACAGCCCCGTCTGTGATTTCTGATCGGCAAAGACATGCTCGACACGCGACCGGATAACGGACTTTCCTGCGTTGGATCTCTGGATATGGCGTGGCATAGGCTTGAGATGCGGCTTTTTCCTGTGAACCTTCGAGACAAAGCCCTGCTTTTCCATGAAGTCCTCATTGGCTTTTGAGCGGTAGGCTGTGTCTGCCCAGACCGTTGAAGCTGTATTGCTTTTATCAAGCAGGCCCTCCCTCAATCGCGCGCCATCACTGGCGGCGGCATCTGTCGTCTTCCATTTGCGGATCAGCCGAAATTTCCGGTCGA harbors:
- a CDS encoding lipid-binding SYLF domain-containing protein: MRARRLTRLFLSSSVMVGIIGLSTVGHAADNGTEQTLVDKATLAVQDIFTGEKTTDRVYRYLNKSRAVMVCPSIFRMSIGIGGSGGGCLLLSRDARGSWSDPAFYRFGSGSIGLQLGVQSSSMMFFVMSDRGLQALLDSQFQFGANAAASFATMGSGIESGTAGRSNTDIMALQKSEGLFAGVALSGAKLTVDSDANRAYYNQIVGPTEIVISMRVNNAGADPLRAILTRYSASATAAATANPVIGGSSSDGATSTGDAQLTPYNSAPVVSSGSGIQSQSLAPIRSQSLSKSKGY